The window aatttaaaaaaataccttcttgccctggccaggtagctcagttggttggagcgtcatcctgtataTCAGAAGGTTGCAggtgcaattcctggtcaggacacatacccaggttgggattttaattcccaggcagggagagtagggaaggcaaccgatcaatgtttctttctcacatcaatgtttctctctttctctccccctccctctctctctaaaatcaataaacatatcctagggtgagggttaaaaaacaaaaactcctcCAACCCAGAAAACATCTCCACAAAGGTAGTAGGGAAAGAAAACAGCTTTATTACTGAATAAGCATTATGTCCCAGTGTGATATACATCACAGGCAATCCAATAAGAGATTAGATATATTACTGTACATAGCCAAGCAGATACAACCCATGTTCTCAAGATAAAATCATCTTCCAATGAGAGGACAGGATAGCACCATTTGTTACACATGGTTTATCCTAAATTCACCTGGTAGTTATGAGACCGTTATAATAACTTGGTTATTATTttacaggaaaggagtaaaggaaaAACTAGATATATAGGCATGCCGTTTATATAGCTTTGCTAATTTAACACTATCCAAGTCTGTTCCCTATTGATctatgggggaagagactggacaaagacAGTTTGGATGCATgtccagtaaggtctgagtgatgtgggaagGTACCTACCTgtttgtcagtcacacctgggagcaaGTCAGTGGgcagaataggcatggccacgACAAGGGCcagaaacctgaatatttaaactcctgAACAAAGGGAGTTCCTCCCTTTTTGCCTCTCTTGGCCTTGGGCCCTCTGGCCTTTGGGACTCCTGTTGCAAGGGTGCACTCCCCAGCACCCATGTGGCCCATGGGACCCACACAATGGACCAATGGACTTTCATTAGCCTGAATGCTGACCTGGacccggctgcaacatggaacggaagctctggacactggccctcctTTTGGCTCTCTGGAACCCCAGCTGCGccttttccaggactgggttAAGGGGCATGAGACTTTGCACCCTGAGGAATGTAACTCCACACAAATAAAGCCTTttaccacatctcattctcccatGGTGTCTTCTGAAAATGTTTACTTCAGCAGTACCCCAAGAACCTCACACCCACTCATGTCTGGGAAATTTGGCTCACTAATATCTTTGGCAATAGGTAGGGTGACCATCTGTGTTAGTTAATTAGCATtatacaaaggaaaaacaaacttcTCTTATTTTTATGATGCAAGGTAGTTTTGCAACTTGGAGCCAGGCACCTGCTAAAGTAGGTTCTCACTCTCTTCCAGAAACTAGGAGGtagagtaaattttttaaaaagtgggcaagGGAGCCACAGGCCAGCACCTCTCTGCTTAATCATGCTTCATGACTGGGTTAGCCACGATGTGACCACTTTGTAGAAATTGGAGACCACAagctcaaaattttaaattaagtctATGCTATATCTATTGCTAATCTGCATGGGGGGAGGGACAATAACTGGGAGAAACACATATATGACTGGGGTTCAACGCCCCAACCCTCATACATCTCGATGTTACAAATATTCATGTGTTCAGCTTAATGAGAACTAGCCCAGTCACTTGAGCAGGATCTTATGATAACTGCCTTTTTTGGATCAGCTATCTGTGTTTCCAAGAGCTTCCTTCTCTGCTTCAGTCAGTGGTCATGAGTTTCTTGTGACACTGGAAAGCTGTGCTGTGTGTCGAGGTGGAAGGGAGTACCTTTATGACATGAGTACTGATGGAGAGTACCCGGTGACACAGGGAAGATCTGGATGGGGATATCTTGTGACAGAGACAGGTTGCAGAGACGTCTGGCAGATGAGGAAGGTTGGTAAGGAGCAGACTATtggatatcattttttatttatttactagaggcctggtgcacgaaactcatgtgcgggtatggtccctaggcctggtctgcgatcagggccattttCCCCAACTGCCCGCTCACTAGCctcaccccccgctgccacccacctcGGGTTTCctgtttgccatcaggtgattAGAGCCTGCCAGCGGGGAAAAGGACCTCATAGTGACTGATggagcggtcgttctggttgttctgctgttagggtcaatttgcttttattatataggctagagacccagtgcatgggtgggggccggccagcctgccctgatggggtcccaggatcaaggtgggggtccccgttggggggcagggctggccagggcgaAGGGCCGTGGGcatttgcaggccagccacgccaCTGATTGGCGTGGGGGTCCCgctgcagggctggccagggtgagggaccatgggtggtttgcaggctggccacgcccctgatcagggtggggtccccactggggggcatggccgtCCAGGCCGCGGTCAtgctggtctctggttgttctggttgttccatgatttcagtcactgggcttttattatataggataagattatttatttattatattattattgttttaaatctttattgttgaaagtattacataagtccccctttttcccctattgacctcttccagcctgctcctgctcccacccccggCACAgacaggccctcaccaccctattgtctgtgtatacaggttatgcatatatgcatacaagttcattggttgatctcttcccacccaccctcccctgtcttccctatgaggttcaacagtctgttccatgcttctgtgtctctggttctgttttgtttatcagtttattttgttcattagattccacatatgagtgagatcatgtgatacttatctttctctgactggcttatttcacttagcataatactctccagttccacccatactgttgcagatggtaagagttctttcttttttatacctgcgtagtattccactgtgtaaatgtgccatagttgtttttttttatacactcatctgctgatgggcacttaggctgtttccaaatcttagctattgtaaattatgtgctatgaacataggggtgcacatattctttctgaggggtgttttgggtttcttaggatatattcctagaagtaggattttgggtcaaatgggagtttcatttttaattttttgaggaaactccatattattttccatagtggctgcaccagtctgcattcctaccagcagtgcacaagagttcccttttctccacatccttgccaacaaatcacttgttgatttgttgatgatagccattctgacaggtgtgaggtgacatctcattgtcgTTTCCTAGAGTTCCAAATGGGATCAGGGGCAAGAGCACCTTGGGCCGTTGGCTACCGCTACTTACTGTATGAGTCATAATATCTGATGTACCTCtcaccctccaggccccaggccagaggaaggaagtctgggatacctgcccaccTGATTTTCCCACCTCTTCTCACCTCTACTTCCCATTCTTCTGGAGCCAGAAGGGCAGGCTACTGCCTGCACGAGTCTTCCTCTTTCCTAACTCGCATGTcatagctattttattttatttttcagcctGGAAGTTGACTTTTAGTCATGAAAtacagggggagggcagagggagtgcAGCAGGTGGGGGGGGTGTGCTGCCACACCAGAGTCAGGGCTGGCTacacaagctgctgctgctgctgcttggtgGCTGCCTTGCAAGGTCCTTGCCCTTCTCTGTAGCTGCCAGTGCCGTCCCCTTGGCTTCCTTGGCTCAACAAGCGTTTTGGAAGGGGCCTCACCCTGCAGCTCGGCCAAGATGTATTAAAAACCCTTCACTGACTTGGTCACATTGCTTTTGAACTGGGCAGCTCTGGAGAGACCGAATAAGCTAGAGGAGGCCCACGCTTCCTGGTGGGTTTCGGCGCAGCTGCTGTTATCAAGTTTGCACAGTAAACACATggtccctccacccccatcagcCGGGCACGGTTGGTGTTCCAGGTGAAGGGGCCGTGGCCTGGTTCTGTGGGTCCACAATAGAACCTTCAGGGTGTACACCGAGTGAGCAACATTGGCAGGAAATAGTGGCTCGGCCCAGCGGGGCATCCTGTTGGTCTTGCTCAGGGGTCTCCGGGAGAGGACCTGCTGGTCACCTCCCGGTGCACTATGTCTTCTGTCAATACGTTTGCTATTGAGATTTGGGTACTGCTGCCAGAAGGCAGTGAACACTTGGTCCCAGGAACTCTGGAGCATGCTGTGGCCCGGGAAATACTTCACCATTGTCTTGGCCAGGCAGGGTCAGCACCTGAGCAGCATCAGGGATACAGAGCCCGGGGGGCATGCGGAGGCCATGCCGGGCTCGGCGCATGCCCACCAGGCACCAGCTCAGTCACTGCCCCACTGCACCCAACCAACAGCCAACGCCTTGAGGAGTTGTAAGGCCATAGCTATTTTCTTTACACGTTGAGAGTCTGTTATACTAAATAAGAACTATAGGGATTTGGAAAAATCTCTCTCACATAAAATCTGCCTTTCAAGTCTATTGTTTTGCTGCAAAACCCCATTTTGCATGTCAGAAGCTGAGAAAAtgccttattatttatttttctaataaataacCAATGCTAGTCTAATTCCAGGAAATGGGGGCCTTGCGTTGACAAAAGGAAACCATCTACATGGAAAGACAAAaaagtggtgaaggcctgggaggggctggtgcagggtggaaggggtcaatggggaaaacgacaaaggggacatttgtaatactttcaataataaagataaattttaaaaaggaagcacatttataattttttaaagaatataaaatttttgtTATAAGGGTATGAGAATTAttaaatcaactagaggcccagagcacaaaattcatgcctggggggcaggggctccctcagcccagcctgcaccctctccaatctgggatccctctcacaatctggaaccactaactgctcctaactgctcacctgcctgccggtctgatgcccctaactgctcccctgccagcctgatccccctaactgctctcccctcctaaCCTCATCCCCTTAACTGCCTATCTGatcttccctcctggcctgatccccctaactgcctatctgctctcccttcctctccgcaTCCTTCAGACCCCCAGTGCAGGCTTCTGAGAGCTCTCAGCTGCGGCCCTGCTCCCGTCCTGATTGGTCATTACATGATGGCATCcaagacaatttgcatattcctctattattattatagatgtttttcAGTGAATTGTTCTTAGAGGAATTAGCACTAGGCTTTTTTCACTGCTTGTCCAGGGCTACCATGGGTCGCATGCATGCTCCTGGGAAGGGCCTGTCCCAGTGGGCTCTGCCCTACCTCTGCAGAGTCTCCACCTGGCTGAAATTAATGTCAGATGACCTGAAGGAGCAGATCTACAAACTGGCCAAGAAAGGCCCGACTCCCTCACAAATCGGTGTGATCCTGAGTGACTCGCAAGGTGTTACACAGGTAGGTTTTGTGACAGGCAATAAAATCTTGAGAATTCTTAAGTCCAAAGGACTTGCTTCTGATCTTCCTGCAGATCTCTACCATTTAACTAAGAAAGCTGTTGCTGTTCCAAAGCATcttaagagaaacagaaagaataaggattctgaattctgtctgatTCTGATCAAGAGCTGTATTTACCGGTTGGCTTGATATTATAAAACCAAACGAGTCCTCCCCCCACTCAGAAATAGGAGTCATCCACAGCCTCTGCCCTGGTTGCATAAAATGTCTATGTACTCAAGTAATAAAATCattgtttaatgaaaaaaaaaaagaattaacaaaagGAGTGTTGACCTAAGTCCATTCTGTTTTCCTTGCTTTTAATCAGTCATCTTTttgctgtgtatgtgtgtatacatgtgccTGTGCGTGTATGTATGTTGTTACTTTTAGTGCCTCACGTTTAAAAATGAGTGGGTaactgccctggcaggtgtggctcagttggttgaatctggatccatgcaccaaaaggtgaccagttcaattcccattcccagtcagggcatatgcccaggttgtaggctcgatcttcagttcatcagcaggggcatgcaggaggcaacggatcaatgtttctctctcacatccatgtttctctctccctctcccttcttctctcactaaaataaatagaaacatatattttttaatgagtggATAACCTAACTTCCCGTGAGATTATGTGGAAACAAGGCCTTTAGGAAGTAAAGGTTACATGAGGTATAAGGGTGGAGCCCTTATCCAATAGAATTGGTGGCCCTAAAAGAAGAGAGCTCAAGATGATTATGAGAACCAAGAGCTCCTGTTTCAACAGTTGAC is drawn from Myotis daubentonii chromosome 3, mMyoDau2.1, whole genome shotgun sequence and contains these coding sequences:
- the LOC132229401 gene encoding small ribosomal subunit protein uS15-like → MGRMHAPGKGLSQWALPYLCRVSTWLKLMSDDLKEQIYKLAKKGPTPSQIGVILSDSQGVTQVGFVTGNKILRILKSKGLASDLPADLYHLTKKAVAVPKHLKRNRKNKDSEFCLILIKSCIYRLA